The sequence below is a genomic window from Saccopteryx leptura isolate mSacLep1 chromosome 3, mSacLep1_pri_phased_curated, whole genome shotgun sequence.
ttaagcaaggggttactcggtctgctgaaggcccgcggtcaaggcacatatgagaaagcaatcaatgaacaactaaggtgtctcaatgaaaaactgatgattgatgcttctcatctctctctgttcctgcctgtctgtccctatctatccctctctctgactctctctctctgtccctgtaaagaaaataataataatatctactgaAAAGGGCTTTACAGATTCAGTgagttaattcatttaaaatgctTGAAACAGTGGTTCACACATAGTAAGACTTAATTTGATAATGTTAACCAGTCCTGGAGATGCTGCTTGGAGCTGCTCAGGTTCCAGACTGGGAAATGACTGGTTCTGATCTCACTAAAGTCCTATCTGGAGCCAGTGGAAGAAAGCTTTCTTAAGGGCCCACTGAGCAAGCCCTGAAAATGCTTTCTGAACTAACAAATGGAAGCACAGGTTTTCACTCATATGGAGGCAGGTTTAAGAAGATGCatgtatgcctgacctgtggtggcgcagtggataaagcatcgacctggactgctgaggttgccggttcaaaaccctgggcttgcctggtcaaggcacgtatgggagttgatgcttcctgctcctccccccttttctctctcctctctaaaatgaataaataaaaataattaaaaaaaaaagaaggtgcatgtgtggccctggccagttggctcagtggtagagcatcagcctggcgtgcaggagtcccgggttcgattcccggccagggcacacaaggagaagcactcatctgcttctccacccctccccttctcctttctctgtctctctcttccctttccgcagccagggttccattggaacaaagttggcccgggtgctgaggatggctctgtggcctctgcctcaggcgctagaatggctctggttgcaacagagcgacaccccagatgggcagtgcatcaccccctggtgggcatgccgggtggatcccggtcgggcgcatgcgagagtctgtctgactacctccctatttccaacttcagaaaaatacaaaaaaataaaaaataaaaaaataaaagaaggtgcATGGGTATCTCACAGTGGGTGGACTGCTCAGGGAATAACTAATTTGGTGTCTTCCACCACTTGAGTGACTAATTGGTAGCATGTTCTTTCTGTCAGTGAAGTACAGCTGCCTCAACCCCCTATCAAGGCGTACTCAGCCTGGTGGCTGCTGCCTGGAGTCctgggaggagaagggggcagCTATAGTCACCCTCTCCCTACTTTACTGGACACAGGTCCAGAAGACGCTCAAGGGAGTGAGAGCTCTCTCCCAGAGTCCTCACTGTCAGGGCATGAAAGCAGGGGGAGGAGAGGTAAGGGGCTTGGCTCTGCTTTAGGGGACTAACTACCTCTATGGAACTCCCTGGCATGCCTCTTTAGCCTTCTGCCTCTACTGCCCTCTCTTCATGAAGTCTGAAGGTGACAACACCTTTAAAAATGTTCAGAGCAAAATTCTGTGGtggttcctttctttctgtttcctcctCAATCGAGCCCTCATGAGTAGTTACCCAAAATGCCAAGCTGGGGCTTGTTGCTGCTGGTTTTTACTTCCGTTTTCCTCTCCTAGAGTGTTTACAGAAGGTCTACGTGTCAGAAATCAGCCTTGTGGCAGGAGGCAGACGCAGGGATGGGTACCCACAAAGGCAGCATTATTTCCCAAAGCAGCCAGAGAATTGTGGGTATTATCTCCTCTTTTCAGATCGAGAACCAAGACCCAGAAAGGGGGAGCAGCTTGTCCAATATCACCCAGGGAGTTGATGCCAGAGTTAGGACCAGACTGAATCTCCTGATCCTCAGCAGAATGTAATTGTCATTGCTGAATGTTGATGCACAAGAGTAGGAGCCCCAGAACCCCAGACAAGTAACAAAGAAGAGGGCAGCCAGGGTCAGAATTACAGAGAAACAATTATTTCTCAAATGCAAGAATTACCAAGCAGAATGATGTTAGGGAACTATAAGTCATTCCGTATGAGAGGCTTTGCACTGCTGAGGTTGGTGGGGACAGATCCTGAAGGGTCTGTGGCTGTGCTGAGAAGCGTGAATTTTCTTTTGCAGAGCATGGGCAGAGGTGGGACTTGATGGCCTTTGAGGGGAGTGATTGTGGTTGGATTGAAATTTTAGTAAGTCCCCACAGGTGGCCAGTAGACTTGGCAGTAGAGCCTTCTCTGGTGGTGACTCCCTATTTATATGTCTGGGAGAGTACTGTCTCATTGGCAGGAGGTGACAGGCCCAGAGATGCTGGACAGTATGTGGCTCACTGCTTGAGGTAGCCAAGAGTAGCAGGGGATGAGGTGGGTTCAACTCACAAACCTCAAACTCTTAGCAAACACTATTTACTCTCCAGGTGACAGAGAATTAGTAGGTGTTCTAGGGGTGAACCTAAGAGTGGTGATTCATTGCCTAAACTACTGCCTGAGGTGGGGCATATGGTGGTGGGGTACATATATGGTGGTGTATGTTGAGTGGGGTGAAGGGCCTGGGGATATGGGGGGATACCAGCCTTCTACGCAATGGCACAACTCCAGTGGTTATGAAACAACTGGTGCTTGGCAATGTTTATAGAAATTATTATACACTCCTGACTGTGGCAGTGAAGGTGGCCTAACGGTGGTAAGAATGGGGCTATGACAAGAAACACAGCAACTGCAGAGGGGGCTCATGGATTTCCAGTCCTTGATCCAAAAGAGGGCAGGACATACTCAAGCTGCCCCTCAAAGAAAGGAGTCCTGAAATGCAAGTCCTCATAGGAGTGGAGACAAAGGGAATTAGATTCTATTAGTCAAGCTGGCCTGGCACCCGATATGTACTGCTCCAAGACCCCCTTCTATCCACAGTTCTTTCTTACCTGCAACTTTTATTTTCCGCCTTCTTTTGATTCCCTATTATCTGCCTTTAGTGAGGTTCCtttcaaaaaaaacccaaaacaaaaaaaactcccccCTCAAAAAAGACATTTTCCCAGTTCTTCCCCCTTAAGTTGTCCTATTCTTCCCTTTGCACCAAGTGTCTGAACCACCTACACTCCTGTCTCTAGACTGCTTCACCCCCCAGGCCCTCCTCACTTGGTGTAGTTTGGCTTCTATCGTGTTTCTGAAATTCTGCTCCCCAAGGATAACTATGgcatttaaattgttttcctgtgttccctTGAAGTGATCTCTGAAATGACTGGggaaaggggtaaaaaaaaactgttagaaattaGATTAACATTTAGGTTTTTGTGTTTTCTGATACAATATTTAGAATATGCTTATATATGGTTTATAAATAAGCATGACCAGTATACATATAGTTTATAAGTAAACATGTAATAAAGGCATATGCTAAAGACTTGTTACTAAAGGGGTACActttaagaaaatgtttggagcctgaccagtggcactgaggtcccaggttcaaaaccccaagattgctagcttgagtgcaggctcaccagcttgagtgcagggatggtggcttgaagcccaaggttgctggcttgagccctaaggtcactgatttgagcaaggtcACTGGCACAGCTTAAGcatccctccccttttccctcaagacacgtatgagaagcaatcaatgaatgactagtGATGTAACTACaacttatgcttctcatctctctgtctctgaaagttTGGAGACCACTGTTTTTTAGGATAAACTCAAACCCTTTATTATGGCATTCAAGGCTATTTATAATTTAGCCTCAATCCAACTGTTACATCTCAGCTTATCCTTTAGTACACATTACTTTCTTCCTGACGTTTTAGTATCACTTCTGTGTCCTGGGGGCAGAAATGGGCTTTTGGCTTTTTGTAAtctaaagtatgttgtttacacctgacctgtggtggcacagtggataaagtgttggcctggaacactgagagtgctggttcaaaactgtgggcttgcccaggtcaaggcacaaatgagaagcaactatatgagttgatgcttctcattcctctccgcCCCCCTTTTCtattgtctctctctaaaatcaataaataaaatctaaaaaaaaaaaattaaaaaggatgtTTTTGCTGTAAGTGCTGTTCTCTTTTATATttgtgttcatttaaaaaaaccccacaaaaactccattttattgattttagagagagacagaaatatctctGTCTGTGCcatgactgaggatcaaacccgcaGCCTTTTCATACCAGGACACCACCAACCGAGCTGTGGAGCCTGGgcaatgctttcattttttttttcacaagccTAGATGAGTACTTCTACCACCACCATTTTATATTGAGGCAGAGTAATTTGCCCAAAGCCACAAGTGGCAGGACACAAATGTTAACTTTCCAGAATCTGGCTCCTTTCAGTGACTGTGTGCCTCATACCAGTGGGTGTCAAGTGCATGCAAGACCCTTATCTTACTTCCAGGGAGTTTCAAAACCAGGCCTGTATCTCCAGGCAAAAAGGAGCAGATTCCTGTAGAGAGTAAGTCTCAACATATGTCATGGGTAATATTCTCTTCCCATCAGAATTTTTTATTGTTAGTGAACTCCCATAGTTCCTGGGGTTTGAACTACACTTTGGCACTGAATGGTTTCTTGTCTTGTACTGGTGCTCCTAGTGTGTTTTTGCCTACTGAGAGAATTTTTCTTCTCATCAGGTCCAGTCTGGACCCACTGACTGATATGGACATGAGGCTGTTAGGCCTTTACAGCAGGATCTTCCTAATCCACTGGTGAACAGAATCAGTGGCACTCATATCTAAGAACCTCTTGAAGCGTTGAAAATGCAGCCTTCTGCTTAAATTTGGGGCAGGACCCAAGAATCAGCATTTTTAACACCAAGGTCATTCTTAGGCCAATGGATCTGACTACATTCCTGCCTGTGAGGACTGCCCTGATTAAGGTTATTTCCTGGTATAATGATTTCTCCAAATATTGCACACAGCTGAAGAATTAGAAGCTGAGCCTCTTTTGTTTCTGGATTCGCCACTTGGCAGGTGTAATAACATCCTCTGACAGGCTGCTTGCCACAGGTGCATGCTTGACACGTGTGCCCGCTGGTACCCTCCCCCATTCAGTCCAGCAACCCAAGACCCTCTATACCTACCGCCAACCACCCTGTAGCAGCTGCCCTCTTCCAAGCCCTCAACCCCCCttgccctttcccttcccccaccttaatacccctccccttttctttacccttcatttccccccccccacctcagaaCATGCTGAGTTTTCCAAGTgagactgggggtggggatggggacagTTAGACAGGAGGACACAGGGCCATTCAGAGGTCCTATCAAGTGGGCATGCTTTTTCCATctgagaaaacacattttttaccAGAGAAATGGACAGAGGCCTCTCTCTGGAACTTGGGTGGAGGGATGTTCTTCTGTGACGGTCTCTGCAAACATCCCAAAGCAGGCCTAACCTGCTGGGTTCCTTTGTTGCGAGAGGGAGGAAATGGAATTTTACCAATAAGGTGAAAAGGGGCTTGATCGAGTACCAAGGATGGGCCCACCCTTCTTGCAAACGCCTAATActaaaagggaagggggaaaaaaagcaccaACAAAGAGTTAAGATAGTAGTTCCCAGCTTTTTCAAATATGAAGCATTTTTTAACCAatccactttttaattttaaattcttgacATTACAGAACTAAACTGAAATTTATTAACATTCCACTCTTACATTTCTTAAcgacaaacagaaaataaaattcatgagccaaaacccaaaacaaaattaaaaacagggaaaagcttataaaactaaatatggATCCCAGCATTAACAGCTGAACAGagaatgtgatttttaaattcttagcGGATGATAAAGTTGTGTAGAAACTGAACACttacaaattatttaaaaccTGGAATCACTGACCAGAAATTACACATTTGGATCATGGGAAAACAGCAGAAAGGGGTTACGAGTGGACCTACACTGTTCTAGCTGCACCCCATGCCCTTCTCAGAGGAAAGCCTGGCATTGATTAGATATTGGGCCAGACTAATACTGGCAGCAGAACCAGTGATAGTAACCTGCCTACCAGAGGAGCCTTCCACCGGATTGGCAATTTTGATCTGGGCCCCGGACATCTGGCGGATCTCATTAATGTTGGCGCCTTGGCGCCCAATTATACAGCCAATTAAGTTATTCGGAATGGTGAGTTCATGGGTGGTTTGAGTAGATGCATCCAAACTTGCCCAATAGCCTTTCACCTCTGGAGAGCTGGAGTCAATTCCGGCGAATCCGGTCCCGCCGTGCATCATGGCAAAGTGAGACTGTTGTCTTGCCACCTGGTTCAGCTTGGCCAGATCGAGCGGAGAAATGGTGTGTTGTCCTTGAATCGAGTAGGCATCTAGAGGTGGTCCCTCCAGGTCATGGGTGGCATGCGGGTAGCCCGCAGCGTCGCTGCACCGATCTTGGCCGCCCGCGCAGATGACTGGAGAGCTGGCTGGCATGGGCTGGTACGGAATGGTCATGACTCTTCCTTGAGGAGACTGGGAGAG
It includes:
- the PCBP1 gene encoding poly(rC)-binding protein 1 — translated: MDAGVTESGLNVTLTIRLLMHGKEVGSIIGKKGESVKRIREESGARINISEGNCPERIITLTGPTNAIFKAFAMIIDKLEEDINSSMTNSTAASRPPVTLRLVVPATQCGSLIGKGGCKIKEIRESTGAQVQVAGDMLPNSTERAITIAGVPQSVTECVKQICLVMLETLSQSPQGRVMTIPYQPMPASSPVICAGGQDRCSDAAGYPHATHDLEGPPLDAYSIQGQHTISPLDLAKLNQVARQQSHFAMMHGGTGFAGIDSSSPEVKGYWASLDASTQTTHELTIPNNLIGCIIGRQGANINEIRQMSGAQIKIANPVEGSSGRQVTITGSAASISLAQYLINARLSSEKGMGCS